A stretch of Aedes aegypti strain LVP_AGWG chromosome 2, AaegL5.0 Primary Assembly, whole genome shotgun sequence DNA encodes these proteins:
- the LOC5575451 gene encoding probable cytochrome P450 9f2: MEINLELWIAVISIGILLYKWITRNNDYFHEKPIPSMAVKPFFGGIAPLVFKSFSMNGFISHIYQKYPNVKVFGFFDALTPIFVVRDPELIKKITVKDFDHFIDHLPMFGNSENDNPYSIFGKTLFALTGKKWRQMRATLSPAFTGSKMRKMFELVIECSDSVAQFYKTQSNETHEVELTDLLTRFGFDVIASCAFGIRMDSLRDRDNDFYNNGIKMRRFQRLSVAIRFVMFKFCPTLMGKLGIDVIDRDQVRYFSALIKDAVKQRQTKDIIRHDMIQLLIQARKGTLKHQEEKEVEEGFATVKESSIGKTNVTFNMTDNEMIAQAFVFFLAGFETVSTALTFLIHDLVMNKDVQHRLYEEVASTHEYLQGKHLNYDTLQKMKYMDMVVSESMRMRPAGPFMDRVCIHDYDLDDGQGLKFTIDKGTAVWIPVQGIHMDPKYYPNPERFDPERFNDENKAAINPMTYLPFGIGPRNCIGSRFALMEIKAIVYYLLLHFSFEANRKTQIPLKLRKGFTVVAAEGEVWIDLKAR, encoded by the exons ATGGAAATCAACCTTGAACTTTGGATTGCGGTCATTTCAATTGGGATACTGCTCTACAAGTGGATAACCCGTAACAATGACTATTTTCACGAGAAACCAATACCCTCGATGGCAGTTAAACCGTTCTTCGGAGGCATAGCCCCGCTCGTTTTCAAATCATTCTCGATGAATGGGTTCATCAGTCACATCTATCAAAAGTACCCAAATGTGAA agtttttggattttttgatgcATTGACACCAATCTTCGTCGTACGGGATCCGGAGCTGATCAAGAAGATTACCGTCAAGGACTTTGACCATTTCATCGATCATCTGCCCATGTTCGGCAACAGTGAAAACGATAATCCTTACTCTATTTTCGGCAAAACTTTATTTGCCTTGACCGGAAAAAAGTGGCGCCAAATGCGAGCAACTCTAAGTCCTGCCTTCACCGGTAGCAAAATGCGGAAGATGTTTGAACTGGTCATCGAGTGTAGCGACAGTGTTGCACAGTTCTACAAGACTCAGTCGAATGAAACGCATGAAGTGGAGCTCACCGATTTGTTAACACGTTTCGGTTTTGATGTGATCGCAAGCTGTGCTTTCGGCATCCGAATGGACTCGTTAAGAGACAGAGATAACGATTTCTACAACAACGGCATAAAAATGAGGCGTTTTCAGCGATTGAGTGTCGCTATACGGTTTGTTATGTTTAAGTTCTGCCCTACGCTGATGGGTAAACTGGGAATCGATGTCATCGATCGGGATCAAGTTCGATACTTCAGTGCTCTCATAAAGGACGCCGTGAAACAACGCCAGACCAAGGATATCATTCGACACGACATGATTCAGCTTCTCATTCAAGCTCGAAAAGGTACGTTGAAGCATCAAGAAGAGAAGGAAGTCGAAGAAGGATTCGCTACAGTCAAAGAATCTAGCATTGGGAAGACCAACGTTACGTTCAATATGACCGACAACGAAATGATCGCCCAAGCCTTCGTATTCTTTTTGGCTGGATTTGAAACGGTGTCCACCGCTCTAACTTTTCTAATTCACGATCTTGTAATGAACAAAGACGTGCAACATCGATTGTACGAGGAAGTAGCGAGTACCCACGAGTATCTCCAAGGAAAGCATCTGAATTACGACACCCTCCAGAAGATGAAATACATGGATATGGTCGTTTCGGAAAGTATGCGGATGCGTCCTGCGGGACCATTTATGGATCGCGTTTGCATTCACGACTATGATTTGGATGACGGACAAGGCCTGAAGTTCACCATCGACAAAGGGACTGCCGTTTGGATTCCAGTACAAGGAATCCACATGGATCCCAAGTACTATCCGAATCCGGAGAGATTCGACCCGGAACGATTCAACGACGAAAACAAGGCAGCCATCAATCCGATGACGTATTTGCCGTTCGGAATTGGACCGAGAAACTGTATCGGATCGCGTTTTGCTCTGATGGAAATCAAAGCCATCGTGTATTATCTGCTGTTGCATTTTTCATTCGAAGCCAACAGGAAAACTCAAATTCCACTGAAGCTACGCAAAGGATTCACCGTTGTGGCCGCTGAAGGCGAAGTTTGGATTGATCTAAAGGCCAGATAA
- the LOC5575453 gene encoding probable cytochrome P450 9f2: MEVNLGAVIVILSTVILIYKWITRNNDYFHEKPIPSMAVKPLFGSTGPLILKQFSLHGFINHIYQKYPNAKVLGIFDALTPIFVVRDPELIKKIAVKDFDHFIDHRPMFGNSENDNPYSIFGKTLFALEGQKWRDMRATLSPAFTGSKMRKMFELVIECSDSVAQYYVKQSKKVVEVELTDMCTRFGSDVIATCAFGIKMDSLRERDNEFYDNGKKMMRFERLSVALRMFAFKFFPTLMGQMGIDIIDREQAKYFSALIMDAVRQRQTKGITRPDMIQLLIQARKGTLKHQEEKEVEEGFASVKESSIGKTNVSFNMTDNEMIAQAFVFFLAGFETVSTTLTFLIYDLVVNKDVQQRLYEEIVATNDSLQGKLLNYDTLQKMKYLDMVLSESMRIRPAAATLDRLCVRDYEVDDGQGLKFTINKGTAVWIPTQGIHMDPMYYPNPERFDPERFNDENKATIDPMTYLPFGVGPRNCIGSRFALMEIKAIVYYLLLHFSFEANRKTPIPLELRKGFTIVAAEGEVWIDMKAR; the protein is encoded by the exons atggaagtcAACCTTGGGGCGGTGATAGTTATACTTTCCACTGTCATACTGATCTACAAGTGGATTACCCGTAACAATGACTacttccatgaaaaaccgatacCCTCTATGGCAGTTAAACCTCTGTTTGGAAGTACGGGTCCTCTGATTTTGAAACAGTTCTCTCTGCATGGATTCATCAATCACATTTACCAAAAGTATCCCAATGCCAA AGTCCTTGGGATATTCGACGCCCTGACGCCGATCTTCGTCGTACGGGATCCGGAGCTGATCAAGAAGATTGCCGTCAAGGACTTTGACCATTTCATCGACCACCGGCCAATGTTCGGCAACAGTGAAAACGACAATCCGTActccatttttggcaaaactttgtttgcctTGGAAGGACAAAAGTGGCGGGATATGAGAGCTACTTTGAGCCCAGCCTTTACCGGCAGCAAAATGCGGAAGATGTTTGAACTGGTCATCGAGTGTAGCGATAGTGTAGCGCAATATTACGTAAAGCAGTCGAAGAAAGTAGTTGAAGTGGAACTGACTGATATGTGCACCCGTTTTGGTTCCGATGTGATTGCAACTTGTGCTTTCGGTATCAAAATGGATTCTTTGAGAGAACGTGACAATGAATTTTATGATAATGGTAAGAAGATGATGCGATTCGAGCGGTTGAGTGTAGCATTACGGATGTTTGCGTTCAAGTTTTTCCCAACGCTGATGGGACAAATGGGGATCGATATTATCGATCGAGAGCAAGCGAAATACTTTAGCGCTTTAATTATGGATGCCGTTAGACAGCGTCAAACCAAGGGTATAACTCGTCCAGATATGATTCAGCTTCTCATTCAAGCTCGAAAAGGTACGTTGAAGCATCAAGAAGAGAAGGAAGTCGAAGAAGGATTCGCATCAGTCAAAGAATCTAGCATTGGGAAGACAAACGTTTCCTTCAACATGACTGACAACGAAATGATTGCTCAAGCTTTCGTATTCTTCCTGGCTGGATTTGAAACGGTATCCACTACCTTAACTTTCCTAATTTATGATCTTGTCGTGAACAAAGATGTCCAACAACGCTTGTACGAAGAAATAGTCGCCACGAACGATTCTCTTCAAGGCAAACTTTTGAACTACGACACCCTTCAGAAGATGAAGTATTTGGATATGGTACTATCGGAAAGTATGCGAATTCGTCCGGCAGCAGCCACATTGGATCGACTGTGCGTTCGCGATTACGAGGTGGACGATGGACAAGGTCTGAAGTTCACAATCAATAAGGGAACGGCGGTTTGGATCCCAACCCAGGGAATCCACATGGATCCCATGTACTATCCGAATCCGGAGAGATTCGACCCGGAACGATTCAACGACGAGAACAAGGCAACCATCGACCCGATGACCTATTTGCCGTTCGGAGTTGGACCGAGAAACTGTATCGGATCGCGGTTCGCATTGATGGAAATCAAAGCCATTGTGTATTACCTGCTGTTGCATTTCTCCTTCGAAGCCAATAGGAAAACTCCTATTCCACTGGAGCTGCGCAAAGGTTTCACTATCGTGGCCGCTGAAGGTGAAGTTTGGATTGATATGAAGGCTAGATAG